In Streptomyces sp. NBC_01439, the following are encoded in one genomic region:
- a CDS encoding GNAT family N-acetyltransferase, translated as MTEIRTPRLLLRRWTDDDLVPLSEINADPEVMRWIGEGDTLGLDETAEEIERWEEEWDDEGFGLFAVELLASGELIGAVGLSVLENLPDARADVQISWRLGRQYWGQGYASEAAHATLEFALQDRGLDRVVAINRMSNTDSENVIRKLGMAVERDTTDPRYGTSVRVHGIDLTEYEA; from the coding sequence ATGACCGAGATCCGTACCCCCCGACTCCTCCTCCGCCGCTGGACCGACGACGACCTCGTCCCCCTTTCGGAGATCAACGCCGACCCGGAGGTGATGCGCTGGATCGGCGAGGGCGACACCCTCGGCCTGGACGAGACGGCCGAGGAGATCGAGCGCTGGGAGGAGGAGTGGGACGACGAGGGCTTCGGGCTCTTCGCCGTCGAGCTCCTCGCCTCCGGCGAGCTCATCGGCGCCGTCGGCCTCTCGGTCCTCGAGAACCTGCCGGACGCCCGCGCGGACGTCCAGATCAGCTGGCGGCTCGGCCGCCAGTACTGGGGCCAGGGCTACGCTTCCGAGGCCGCCCACGCCACCTTGGAGTTCGCGCTCCAGGACCGCGGCCTGGACCGGGTCGTCGCGATCAACCGGATGAGCAACACCGATTCCGAGAACGTGATCCGCAAACTGGGCATGGCCGTGGAACGCGACACCACCGACCCCCGGTACGGGACTTCCGTGCGGGTCCACGGCATCGACCTCACCGAGTACGAGGCCTGA